The genomic stretch CTTTGGAAGTGATCACTTTGCTGCGGATATTGAAATTGGCATGGCCAAAAGGTACCCTGTTGGTAGCCATGGCCATAGTGTGTTTGCGGGCTTCCTCGGTGAGGGTAAAATTGTTGGTGAGCGGGCTCAGTCCCTTCGACTTCCGGTATTGGTTCACCAGGGCCAGGATATCATCTTCCAGGCCGGTGGCCAGGCTGGCGGTAGTGGTGGGCCGGGGCGCCGGCGCGGCGGCTTTTTCAGGTGATGCGGTCGGTTTGGGCGCACAGGCGGCCAGCAGGACCAGGAACGCCAGGATGGTGGCGAAAAAGGGGCTGGCGGTTACGAAAATTCGGTAATTCCTCATGTATTCAGGTTTGCGACCAAGCCTTTGCCAATTTCATACCAGAAACCAATAAAGGAAACTTAAAGGAAGCAAGCAATGCTCCAGGTTCGTCCCAAAGCTTTTAAAAAAAGACTGTCTTTCCGGGGCACTGCAGCCTACTGTCAACAGACAGCCTGATGCTGCAAAGCGTATTGGAACCACAGGCGCATTTTGGTTCGTCCCAAAGCTTTAAAAAAAACTGTCTTTCCAGGACGCTACAGCCTACTGTCAACAGACAGCCTAATGCTGCAAAGCGTATTGGAACCACAGGCGCATTTTGGTTCGTCCCAAAGCTTTTAAAAACCATTCGTATCTGACTAAGCTAAAATCTGAAACGGTCCGGCAATGGCGGGAACTTATGTCAGCAAACACTGCTCCAGTTCATCCATCATGCCTTTGCTGCCGATGAACAGCGGGCTGCGCTGGTGAAGTTCGGTGGGCTGCACGTCCAGGATGCGCTGCTCGCCGTTGGTAGCTTTGCCGCCGGCCACTTCCAGGATGAAGGCAAAGGGATTGCACTCGTAGAGGAGACGGAGTTTGCCATTGGGCTTGTCGGTGGTGCCGGGATACATAAAGATGCCGCCCTTGATGAGGTTACGGTGTACATCCGCCACCATACTGCCGATATAGCGCTGGGTATAGGGACCGCCATTGTCCTTGTTCTTTCTCTGGCACTGGTCAATATAATGCTGTACCCGTTTATCGTACTGGAAAAAATTGCCGTGGTTCACGGAATAGAACTTGCCGAATTCAGGGCATTTCATATTGGGATGGCTGAGACAGAACTCGCCGATAGAAGGATCCAGCGTAAAGCCGTTCACGCCCCTGCGTGTGGCGTAGACCAGCATGGTGGACGAACCATACACCATATAACCGGCGGCTACCTGCTTCCTGCCGGGTTGCAGGAAATCCTCCGCCGTTACCGGCGTACCAATGGGTGTAACCCTCCTGTACACACTAAATATAGTTCCAATGGAGACATTGACATCAATATTGCCGCTGCCGTCCAGCGGATCGTAAAGACAGACGTATTTTGAATTGGTGCTGACCCCGTCCTGGAAAGCCACAAAATCATCCAGTTCCTCGCTGGCGATACCTGCACAGCTGATACCATGCTGCAGGACGCCTGTGAACTGGTTATTGGCAAAAATATCCAGCTTCTTCACATCTTCCCCCTGCACGTTGATGGCGCCGGCATCACCCAGGATATCCACCAGCCCTGCTTTGTTCACTTCCACATTCACTCTTTTAGCAGCTAACCCGATATCGCGCAGCAGACCACTCAGTTCACCGGTGGCATGGGGAAAATCACGGAGTTGCTGAATAGTAAATTCATCCAGGGTCAGAACTTGTCTGTTCACAATACTCATGTTGGGAAGATTGATTTAAGGTTAGCAAATGTAGGTGATTACCGCTGAATATTAACGAACGTTTGCTAATATACCTGATACGTTGGCATTTCCCAATACACCTGACGAGAATTCCATTCCGTTAAACAGCAGTACAGACAAGGGTTTCAGCAATGTCCGGCTGGAGTCCAACTTGTATATACAAGTTTATCAGCCCGCAATATAGGGAAAAACAGGGATACGCATCAACAGTGTGGCTGGCAGAAAATTGCTATAACGGTTTAGCGAGAATCAGCCATACATTTTCCACAGACCAGCGCGATGAACGGCCTATGAAAAACGGGCGCCCTATGAAACTGGTCAGGCCGGCTATCCAGGGATGCTTTTACTACACTGCTCACCTCACGTTTGAAGTGGGACCATTTACCCACTTACATGTACCCCAACCATTTACCCGATTTTGCTATTTTTTATCGACATTTGCCCCGCTTCGCTTCGCCGGGCACTCCCTTTCCGGCGACCAAAAAGCGATAAGCCAGTTCACTTTTAACTCGATTCCCCATGAAGGTTTTCAAATTCGGCGGCGCCAGCGTTCAGACGATAGACAGGATAAAAAATGTAGCAGACATTATCGGCTCCTATAAGGAGGAACAATTGCTGGTGGTGATCTCCGCCATGGGCAAAACCACCAATGCACTCGAAAAAGTAGCCGAAGCTTTTTATGCCGGTCAGCCCGAACAGGCCCTCCAGCTCTTTGAAGCGATCAAACAAAGCCACCTTACCCTTGCCAAATACCTGCTGGTTACCCAATATAATGCAACACTGGACCAGCTCACCGATTTCTTTACAGAAGTGGAATGGCTGCTGCACGATAAACCCGTGCGGGAATATGACTATTACTACGACCAGATCGTCTGCGTGGGAGAACTTCTCTCCACCGCCATTGTCAGCGCCTACCTCAATGAGGTGGGGCTCACCAACCAATGGGTGGACGTACGTGATATTTTCCGGACCGATAATAATTTCCGGGATGCGGGGATCGACTGGCCCTTCACCCAACAAAGAGTACAGCAGGAGATCCTGCCCCTGTTTGACAACCAGTCTATCGTACT from Candidatus Pseudobacter hemicellulosilyticus encodes the following:
- a CDS encoding CAP domain-containing protein, producing the protein MRNYRIFVTASPFFATILAFLVLLAACAPKPTASPEKAAAPAPRPTTTASLATGLEDDILALVNQYRKSKGLSPLTNNFTLTEEARKHTMAMATNRVPFGHANFNIRSKVITSKVDGTSAVAENVAVGSQTAKEVVDGWIKSAPHRKNMEGNYRLSGIGVARSQNAKLYFTQLFAR
- the fbp gene encoding class 1 fructose-bisphosphatase; the encoded protein is MSIVNRQVLTLDEFTIQQLRDFPHATGELSGLLRDIGLAAKRVNVEVNKAGLVDILGDAGAINVQGEDVKKLDIFANNQFTGVLQHGISCAGIASEELDDFVAFQDGVSTNSKYVCLYDPLDGSGNIDVNVSIGTIFSVYRRVTPIGTPVTAEDFLQPGRKQVAAGYMVYGSSTMLVYATRRGVNGFTLDPSIGEFCLSHPNMKCPEFGKFYSVNHGNFFQYDKRVQHYIDQCQRKNKDNGGPYTQRYIGSMVADVHRNLIKGGIFMYPGTTDKPNGKLRLLYECNPFAFILEVAGGKATNGEQRILDVQPTELHQRSPLFIGSKGMMDELEQCLLT